A genomic window from Actinomycetaceae bacterium MB13-C1-2 includes:
- a CDS encoding RNA-binding S4 domain-containing protein, whose amino-acid sequence MRIDVWLWTTRAFKSRSLATAAVRAGHVRVNGSVIKPSYKLVAGDEVRIRVQGFDRILEVVSLPPKRLGAPLAKEAYLDHSLPRPKFYGGIPTRDPGAGRPTKKERRQLEELRGEEWARHSRR is encoded by the coding sequence GTGCGTATCGACGTTTGGCTCTGGACCACCCGAGCATTTAAGTCCCGCTCGCTCGCTACCGCCGCGGTCCGGGCCGGGCACGTCCGGGTGAACGGTTCTGTCATCAAACCCTCGTACAAACTTGTGGCGGGGGACGAGGTACGAATACGCGTTCAGGGGTTTGACCGCATTCTCGAGGTCGTCTCTCTCCCACCAAAACGTCTTGGTGCCCCTTTGGCGAAAGAGGCTTACCTGGACCACTCCCTGCCTCGTCCAAAGTTCTATGGCGGAATCCCGACCCGCGATCCTGGGGCCGGGCGGCCAACAAAGAAGGAACGCCGTCAATTGGAGGAACTACGTGGCGAGGAGTGGGCCAGACACTCTCGTAGATAG
- a CDS encoding ABC transporter ATP-binding protein/permease, whose amino-acid sequence MLQLKDIRKSYTVADFTQVALDDVSVSFRDNEFVAILGPSGSGKTTLLNIVGGLDRYDSGALIIDGIDTSKYTDRDWDTYRNNRVGFVFQSYNLIPHQTVLANVELALTLSGVSKSQRRERAIAALGEVGLADHIHKKPSQLSGGQMQRVAIARALINDPEILLADEPTGALDSTTSVQIMNLLKQIADDRLVLMVTHNPELADEYATRVVDLRDGRVVNDSDPFDPDAQPLSAKPSRRTSMSFLTAISLSFNNLMTKKGRTLMTAFAGSIGIIGIALILSLANGVNNYIRGIEEDTLSVYPLTIQSQGMDMSAMFGVATENATGTGGPEAEDGQVREIEMMNMMLSSVGSNDLQALKRYLENNASEVDEYANLVQYTYNVVPQIYTLGDQGEARQVNPDATFSAMGMGSTNPFASSMSMNMFHQLMDDTSLVQAQYEMKAGHWPTEPNEVLLVLTPDGTVPDRVLYSMGLRDGAQLDTMLEQLMNEEPVTPPDDGPLEFTYDELMDVTFRLVPSSSFYRYDETYEVWTNRSGDKEVVNQLASTGQELVISGIAQQSPDVQAAALTVGFYYTSDLTNELIDIASNSGVVKAQKQSPKTNVLTGRTFVEEEKDPGGGFDMDKLMTIDEEAIAAAFKFDESALSIDPSMLDFTGMGLPQMTIDPSTLPQLDIGQVMGDLSLDMSDIDIEQVLAGIDLSGIDLGVTSEQVTELGQAFAEGYIAFCTDPANDCVSDAQGSFDAFLTSPEGEQIRDDFLGLQEDLEGGLTAAQKEITKQITDAMGKAVQAQIAANAGTIQAQMQSVMAGYMSQAMGAIGGQIEAQLLPALQAQIAGSLQQAMGSFADNMAGAMSIDQEAFKNAFKFNLSEEELAQVMMTMMTTERTSFDANMAKFGWADLQKPFQIDIYPKSFEDKEQVLSILDDYNQTMKDQGDEDRVITYTDMVGTLMSSVTTIVNVVSYVLVAFVAISLVVSSIMIGVITYISVLERRKEIGILRSIGASKKNIRTVFNAETLIVGFVAGVIGIGATLLLTIPANAFVAGRWGIHGVAVLPWQAGVILVLISMGLTYLAGLIPSSAASRKDPVEALRSE is encoded by the coding sequence ATGTTGCAGCTGAAGGATATCCGCAAATCATATACTGTTGCGGACTTTACTCAAGTCGCGCTCGACGACGTCTCGGTGTCGTTTCGCGATAATGAGTTCGTTGCAATCCTGGGGCCCTCGGGTAGCGGCAAGACGACACTTCTAAACATTGTCGGTGGCCTTGATCGTTATGATTCCGGCGCACTGATCATTGACGGCATTGACACCTCGAAATATACCGACCGCGACTGGGACACCTACCGCAACAACCGGGTCGGGTTCGTGTTTCAGAGCTATAACCTGATCCCGCACCAAACCGTACTGGCAAATGTTGAACTTGCGTTGACTCTCTCCGGTGTTTCGAAGTCACAACGACGTGAGCGGGCGATCGCCGCGTTGGGCGAGGTTGGGCTGGCCGATCATATTCATAAGAAACCGAGTCAGCTCTCGGGCGGCCAGATGCAGCGAGTTGCAATTGCTAGGGCACTGATCAACGACCCCGAGATACTTCTGGCCGATGAGCCGACCGGAGCGCTTGATTCCACTACCAGCGTTCAGATCATGAATCTGCTGAAGCAGATCGCGGACGACCGTTTGGTTCTCATGGTTACGCACAATCCCGAGCTAGCGGACGAGTACGCGACCAGAGTTGTTGACCTGCGAGACGGTCGAGTAGTAAACGACTCCGACCCCTTCGACCCAGACGCGCAGCCGCTCAGTGCGAAGCCGAGTCGTCGCACGTCAATGTCTTTCCTCACGGCAATCTCGCTGTCGTTCAATAACCTAATGACGAAGAAGGGCCGCACGCTGATGACAGCCTTTGCGGGTTCTATCGGAATCATTGGGATCGCCTTGATCCTTTCCCTAGCGAATGGTGTCAACAACTACATCAGGGGGATTGAGGAAGACACGCTCTCTGTCTACCCTTTGACGATTCAAAGTCAAGGCATGGACATGAGCGCCATGTTTGGCGTCGCCACAGAAAATGCCACCGGAACGGGGGGACCTGAGGCCGAGGATGGGCAGGTCCGAGAGATCGAGATGATGAACATGATGCTCAGCTCGGTCGGATCAAATGACTTGCAAGCCCTAAAGCGGTACTTGGAGAATAACGCTTCTGAGGTAGACGAGTATGCCAACCTGGTCCAGTACACGTACAACGTGGTTCCTCAGATCTATACCCTGGGCGATCAGGGTGAGGCCAGACAGGTCAATCCGGACGCGACATTTTCCGCGATGGGAATGGGAAGCACTAACCCGTTCGCCTCGTCAATGTCGATGAACATGTTCCACCAGCTAATGGATGACACCAGTCTGGTTCAGGCGCAGTACGAGATGAAGGCCGGACACTGGCCCACCGAGCCAAACGAAGTCTTGTTGGTGCTTACCCCCGACGGCACCGTTCCCGACCGAGTGCTCTACAGCATGGGGCTGCGCGATGGAGCGCAGCTTGACACAATGCTTGAGCAGTTAATGAATGAGGAACCGGTTACGCCTCCAGATGACGGTCCTCTGGAGTTCACATACGACGAGCTGATGGACGTGACATTCAGGCTGGTTCCGTCCTCCAGCTTCTACCGGTACGACGAGACGTACGAGGTATGGACAAATCGGTCAGGGGACAAAGAAGTCGTCAATCAGCTGGCTTCGACGGGCCAAGAGTTGGTCATAAGTGGGATCGCTCAACAGAGTCCAGACGTGCAGGCCGCAGCGCTGACAGTGGGCTTCTACTACACCTCGGACCTGACGAACGAGCTAATCGACATCGCTTCGAACAGTGGAGTGGTCAAGGCTCAGAAGCAGAGCCCGAAAACCAATGTTCTCACCGGGCGCACCTTTGTGGAAGAGGAAAAGGACCCCGGCGGCGGCTTTGACATGGACAAGCTGATGACCATTGATGAGGAGGCTATTGCTGCGGCCTTTAAGTTCGATGAATCGGCACTGTCAATTGACCCTTCCATGCTGGACTTCACCGGAATGGGTTTGCCTCAGATGACTATCGACCCCTCGACTCTGCCCCAGTTGGATATCGGGCAAGTCATGGGAGATCTGAGTCTCGACATGAGCGACATTGATATCGAGCAGGTTCTTGCCGGAATCGACTTGAGCGGTATCGACCTGGGGGTCACGTCCGAGCAGGTGACTGAACTGGGGCAGGCGTTTGCCGAAGGGTATATTGCTTTCTGCACCGACCCGGCAAACGACTGCGTCTCGGACGCACAAGGAAGCTTCGATGCCTTCTTGACTTCACCCGAAGGTGAGCAGATCCGAGACGACTTCTTAGGACTGCAAGAGGATCTTGAGGGAGGATTGACCGCCGCTCAAAAGGAGATCACGAAGCAGATAACCGACGCGATGGGTAAGGCGGTTCAGGCTCAGATCGCTGCGAACGCCGGCACGATTCAGGCTCAGATGCAGTCTGTTATGGCAGGGTACATGTCTCAGGCTATGGGAGCGATCGGGGGTCAGATCGAAGCTCAACTGCTTCCAGCCCTCCAAGCACAGATCGCCGGGTCACTTCAGCAGGCGATGGGGTCGTTCGCAGACAACATGGCCGGCGCCATGAGTATCGATCAAGAAGCGTTCAAGAATGCCTTCAAGTTCAATCTGAGCGAGGAAGAGCTAGCTCAGGTAATGATGACCATGATGACCACTGAGCGCACGTCCTTCGACGCAAACATGGCGAAGTTTGGTTGGGCAGATCTACAGAAGCCGTTCCAAATCGATATCTACCCGAAGAGCTTTGAAGACAAGGAACAGGTTCTTTCTATCCTCGACGACTACAACCAGACCATGAAGGACCAAGGAGACGAGGACCGGGTCATCACCTACACGGATATGGTAGGAACCCTGATGTCCTCGGTGACGACTATCGTCAACGTGGTCTCGTACGTCCTGGTGGCATTCGTGGCCATCTCCCTCGTGGTCTCGTCGATCATGATCGGGGTTATTACCTACATCTCGGTGCTTGAACGGCGCAAGGAGATCGGAATTCTCAGATCGATCGGTGCCTCGAAGAAGAACATTCGAACGGTGTTTAACGCCGAGACTCTGATCGTTGGATTTGTCGCGGGCGTTATCGGTATTGGAGCAACGCTGTTGCTGACGATTCCGGCAAACGCATTCGTTGCCGGGAGATGGGGAATCCACGGCGTCGCGGTGTTGCCATGGCAGGCCGGTGTCATCC